Proteins co-encoded in one Capsicum annuum cultivar UCD-10X-F1 chromosome 9, UCD10Xv1.1, whole genome shotgun sequence genomic window:
- the LOC107842749 gene encoding flocculation protein FLO11 (The sequence of the model RefSeq protein was modified relative to this genomic sequence to represent the inferred CDS: added 6 bases not found in genome assembly) — MATSVQCRPQERTLGMVMKEVDEDLAMSLEMRRGEKDMNDQQLGSKVDFSLLANGTSTKPANQDYLLNSENDKNDYDWLLSPPQTPSNPSPDMEEQNILAYQIVTNSSSTAQDCKIETNSSTTAPEPKISIKQDTAQPANSLERFSSKINSTGQPATSRSKNSSAGNGWPSSSGGNKATSTRSATPTERPRSFSFKPSRASTPTSRATLPSVKPVACTARSSTPTRAAPRSSTPTGRPSKPAASKSVSRSATPTRRPSTPASIPIVSVSKSQSSSSTKTGTTTLIRTAPSRGTSPTVKSRPLKPLETPSLSRDSSSNSKTLVPRRPVSASRGRPTAPGARHSTTNSSSDGKPRRKSCSPSRGRATTATSLSNATALLSKSRGYGIENDDVNPVLIGTQMVERVVNMRKLAPPKQDDNLSHENPSKKSLSRENSGFGRSFSKKSLDMALRHMDIRRSVNGTLRPVLTRVSASSTNGIRSSSAKNKTDSISDSPLAMSSNASSEPSINNSSHNINWSEPEDDNFGCEREQSSLTSQQHLEQ, encoded by the exons ACATCAGTGCAATGTAGGCCACAAGAAAGGACATTAGGAATGGTGATGAAGGAGGTAGATGAAGATCTTGCAATGTCTCTTGAGATGCGTCGTGGCGAAAAGGACATGAATGATCAACAATTAG GCTCAAAGGTTGACTTCTCTTTGTTAGCAAATGGGACATCAACAAAGCCTGCTAATCAAGATTATCTTTTAAACTCTGAGAATGACAAGAATGACTATGACTG GCTCCTTTCACCACCTCAGACTCCTTCAAATCCATCACCAGATATGGAAGAGCAAAATATTCTGGCATACCAGATTGTGACGAATTCTAGTTCAACTGCTCAAGACTGTAAAATTGAGACAAATTCAAGTACAACTGCTCCTGAACCTAAAATAAGCATCAAGCAGGATACAGCTCAG CCTGCGAACTCACTGGAAAGGTTCTCTTCAAAGATTAATTCAACTGGACAGCCAGCTACGTCCAGAAGCAAAAACTCTTCTGCTGGAAATGGATGGCCTTCATCATCAGGGGGTAACAAGGCAACTTCCACAAGGTCAGCAACGCCCACTGAACGTCCTCGTAGTTTTTCATTTAAACCTTCAAGAGCTTCTACTCCTACTTCGAGAGCGACATTGCCTTCTGTTAAGCCTGTTGCTTGCACAGCAAGATCCTCGACTCCAACAAGAGCTGCTCCACGCTCTTCTACCCCAACCGGTAGACCCTCCAAACCAGCTGCTTCCAAGTCAGTGTCTAGGTCAGCAACACCAACTCGTCGACCATCAACTCCAGCGTCCATTCCTATAGTATCAGTTTCTAAGTCTCAATCTTCTTCATCAACAAAAACGGGTACCACAACATTAATAAGAACTGCACCATCTCGGGGCACCTCTCCAACTGTGAAGTCTAGGCCGTTGAAACCCTTGGAGACACCAAGTCTTTCGCGTGATTCTTCTAGCAATTCTAAGACATTGGTGCCTAGAAGACCTGTATCTGCATCTAGGGGAAGACCAACTGCTCCCGGTGCTCGACATTCTACCACTAATTCAAGTTCTGATGGAAAACCCAGACGGAAATCATGTTCTCCTTCAAGAGGACGAGCAACAACTGCTACTAGTTTGAGCAATGCAACCGCTCTACTTTCCAAGAGTAGGGGATATGGTATTGAGAACGATGATGTGAACCCTGTGTTGATCGGCACACAGATGGTTGAAAGGGTAGTAAACATGAGGAAATTAGCTCCCCCTAAGCAAGATGATAATCTATCTCATGAAAATCCCTCCAAGAAATCTCTGTCCCGAGAAAATTCAGGCTTTGGAAGGTCATTTTCCAAAAAGTCCTTGGATATGGCTCTACGACACATG GATATAAGACGAAGTGTCAATGGAACCTTACGCCCAGTTCTGACACGGGTCTCTGCTTCTTCAACAAATGGAATCCGGTCTAGCTCGGCAAAGAATAAGACAGATAGTATTTCTGACTCGCCACTTGCCATGAGCAGCAATGCTAGTTCAGAACCCAGTATCAACAATAGCTCTCATAATATAAATTGGAGCGAACCGGAAGATGATAACTTTGGTTGTGAGAGAGAACAATCCTCCCTCACTAGCCAGCAGCATCTGGAGCAGTAA